The following proteins come from a genomic window of Enterobacter chengduensis:
- a CDS encoding fumarylacetoacetate hydrolase family protein, with the protein MYQHHNWQGALLDYPVSKVVCVGSNYAKHIKEMGSATPEEPVLFIKPETALCDIRQPLALPQGLGSVHHEVELAVLIGATLRQASEEHVQKAIAGYGVALDLTLRDVQGKMKKAGQPWEKAKGFDNSCPISAFVPVSEFTGDPQNTPLSLKINGEIRQQGTTADMIHKIVPLIAYMSRFFTLKPGDVILTGTPEGVGPLLSGDELEVGFNGLSLKTRVL; encoded by the coding sequence ATGTATCAACATCATAACTGGCAAGGTGCATTACTGGATTATCCCGTCAGCAAAGTGGTCTGCGTGGGCAGCAACTACGCAAAACATATTAAGGAGATGGGCAGCGCGACGCCAGAAGAGCCGGTCCTGTTCATTAAGCCTGAAACGGCGCTTTGCGATATCCGTCAGCCGCTGGCGCTGCCGCAGGGGCTGGGCTCGGTGCATCACGAAGTTGAGCTCGCCGTGCTGATCGGCGCGACGCTGCGTCAGGCCTCCGAAGAACATGTCCAGAAAGCGATTGCCGGCTACGGCGTGGCGCTGGATCTGACCCTGCGTGACGTGCAGGGCAAAATGAAGAAAGCCGGGCAGCCGTGGGAAAAAGCCAAAGGGTTTGATAATTCCTGCCCGATTTCGGCGTTTGTGCCGGTGAGCGAGTTTACCGGCGATCCGCAGAACACGCCGCTCAGCCTGAAGATCAACGGCGAAATCCGCCAGCAGGGCACCACCGCAGACATGATCCATAAGATTGTGCCGCTGATCGCCTACATGAGCCGCTTCTTTACCCTGAAACCGGGTGATGTGATCCTGACCGGGACGCCAGAAGGCGTTGGGCCGCTGCTCAGCGGTGATGAGCTTGAGGTCGGTTTTAACGGCCTGTCGCTGAAAACCCGGGTGCTGTAA
- a CDS encoding YcgL domain-containing protein, whose translation MFCVIYRSTSRDQTYLYVEKKDDFSRVPEELMKSFGRPQLAMLLPLDGRKKLINADLDKVKTALAEQGYYLQLPPPPENLLKQHLEANGKK comes from the coding sequence ATGTTTTGTGTGATCTACAGAAGTACAAGCCGTGACCAGACCTATCTTTATGTCGAAAAGAAAGACGATTTTTCACGCGTGCCTGAAGAATTAATGAAGAGCTTTGGCCGACCACAGCTGGCGATGCTGCTGCCGCTGGACGGTCGTAAGAAATTGATTAATGCCGATCTGGATAAAGTGAAAACGGCCTTAGCCGAGCAGGGCTATTATTTACAGCTTCCGCCGCCGCCCGAGAATTTATTAAAACAGCATCTTGAGGCGAACGGTAAAAAATAG
- the minC gene encoding septum site-determining protein MinC, with translation MSNTPIELKGSSFTLSVVHLHDAKPEVIRQALEDKIAQAPAFLKHAPVVINVSGLEASVNWTLLQQAVSSTGLRIVGISGCKDTELKAEIDRAGLPLLNEGKEKAPRAAPAAVQTPPPAVQNVTNITKTRMIDVPVRSGQRIYAPNCDLIVTSHVSAGAELIADGNIHVYGMMRGRALAGASGDRDAQIFCTHLTAELVSIAGEYWLSDKIPAEFYGKAARLLLADDALTVQPLN, from the coding sequence ATGTCAAACACGCCCATCGAGCTTAAAGGCAGTAGCTTCACCTTATCAGTGGTACATTTGCATGATGCAAAACCCGAGGTTATTCGTCAGGCGTTAGAAGACAAAATCGCCCAGGCTCCCGCCTTTCTGAAGCACGCCCCTGTTGTTATTAACGTCAGCGGTCTTGAGGCATCGGTTAACTGGACATTGCTCCAGCAGGCCGTCTCCTCAACCGGACTGCGTATCGTGGGCATCAGCGGCTGCAAAGATACCGAGCTGAAAGCGGAAATTGACCGTGCGGGGCTGCCGCTTCTGAATGAAGGTAAAGAAAAAGCCCCCCGGGCGGCACCCGCTGCCGTCCAGACGCCCCCTCCTGCGGTGCAAAACGTTACAAACATCACAAAAACGCGAATGATTGATGTGCCGGTTCGTTCCGGTCAGCGCATTTATGCACCAAACTGTGATCTGATTGTTACAAGCCACGTCAGTGCTGGCGCTGAGCTGATTGCAGATGGCAATATTCACGTATACGGTATGATGCGTGGACGTGCGCTCGCAGGGGCAAGTGGCGATAGAGATGCGCAAATATTTTGTACTCATCTGACGGCGGAACTGGTGTCCATCGCAGGTGAATATTGGCTGAGCGACAAGATCCCAGCCGAATTTTATGGCAAAGCGGCTCGCCTGCTGCTGGCAGACGACGCGTTGACCGTTCAACCGTTGAATTGA
- the minD gene encoding septum site-determining protein MinD, producing MARIIVVTSGKGGVGKTTSSAAIATGLAQKGKKTVVIDFDIGLRNLDLIMGCERRVVYDFVNVIQGDATLNQAMIKDKRTENLYILPASQTRDKDALTREGVKKVLDELKKMEFDFIVCDSPAGIETGALMALYFADEAIITTNPEVSSVRDSDRILGILASKSRRAENGEDPIKEHLLLTRYNPGRVNKGDMLSMEDVLEILRIKLVGVIPEDQSVLRASNQGEPVILDTMADAGKAYADTVDRLLGEERPFRFIEEEKKGFLKRLFGG from the coding sequence ATGGCACGCATTATTGTTGTTACTTCGGGTAAAGGAGGCGTTGGCAAGACCACCTCCAGCGCGGCCATCGCTACAGGTTTGGCCCAGAAGGGAAAGAAAACCGTCGTTATCGACTTCGATATCGGCCTGCGTAACCTCGACCTCATCATGGGATGTGAGCGTCGCGTCGTGTATGACTTCGTGAACGTCATTCAGGGCGATGCCACGCTGAACCAGGCGATGATTAAAGACAAGCGCACCGAGAACCTTTACATCCTCCCGGCTTCTCAGACGCGTGACAAAGACGCCCTGACCCGTGAAGGGGTGAAAAAGGTGCTCGACGAGCTGAAGAAAATGGAGTTCGACTTCATTGTCTGCGACTCTCCTGCCGGCATCGAAACCGGTGCCCTGATGGCGCTCTATTTCGCTGATGAAGCCATCATCACCACCAACCCTGAAGTTTCATCCGTGCGTGACTCAGACCGCATTCTGGGGATCCTCGCCTCTAAATCCCGTCGTGCGGAAAATGGCGAAGATCCGATTAAAGAACACCTGCTGCTCACCCGCTACAATCCGGGCCGCGTGAACAAAGGTGACATGCTGAGCATGGAAGACGTGCTGGAGATCCTGCGCATCAAGCTGGTGGGCGTTATCCCGGAAGACCAGTCCGTGCTGCGCGCCTCTAACCAGGGCGAGCCAGTGATCCTTGATACAATGGCAGATGCAGGTAAAGCTTACGCCGATACCGTTGACCGTCTGCTGGGAGAAGAACGTCCTTTCCGCTTCATTGAAGAAGAGAAGAAAGGTTTCCTCAAACGCCTGTTCGGAGGATAA
- the minE gene encoding cell division topological specificity factor MinE, which translates to MALLDFFLSRKKNTANIAKERLQIIVAERRRSDAEPHYLPQLRKDILEVICKYVQIDPEMVTVQLEQKDGDISILELNVTLPEAEESR; encoded by the coding sequence ATGGCATTACTGGACTTTTTTCTCTCGCGGAAAAAGAACACCGCCAACATCGCAAAAGAACGTTTGCAAATTATCGTTGCGGAGCGTCGTCGTAGCGACGCCGAGCCTCACTACCTGCCCCAGCTGCGCAAGGACATCCTGGAAGTGATCTGCAAATATGTGCAGATTGACCCGGAGATGGTGACGGTGCAGCTGGAACAAAAAGACGGGGATATTTCGATTCTGGAGCTGAACGTAACGCTCCCGGAAGCGGAAGAGTCGCGTTAA
- the rnd gene encoding ribonuclease D — MNYQMITTNDELASLCEVTRDFPAIALDTEFVRTRTYYPQLGLIQMFDGKHVSLIDPLGITDWTPMRDLLLDTAVTKYLHAGSEDLEVFLNTFGIMPQPLIDTQILAAFSGRPLSWGFAAMVEEYTGLALDKSESRTDWLARPLTARQLEYAAADVFYLLPIAGQLMKEAEASGWLPAALDECRMTQQRRQEVVDPKEAWRDISNAWQLRTRQLACLQLLADWRLRKARERDLAVNFVVREEHLWAVARYMPGSLGELDSIGLSGSEIRFHGKTLLALVAKAKELPEEALPEPLLNLMDMPGYRKAFKDIKALVQDVATESKLSAELLASRRQINQLLNGHWKLKPQSGVPEMLAGWRGKLMADRLNTLLEAYPR; from the coding sequence TTGAATTACCAGATGATCACCACCAACGACGAGCTGGCTTCGCTGTGCGAAGTGACGCGCGACTTTCCTGCCATTGCCCTGGATACCGAGTTTGTCCGTACCCGGACGTACTATCCACAGCTGGGGTTGATTCAGATGTTCGACGGTAAACACGTGTCGCTGATCGACCCGCTCGGCATTACCGACTGGACGCCGATGCGTGACCTGCTGCTCGATACCGCCGTGACGAAATACCTGCACGCGGGCAGTGAAGATCTGGAAGTCTTTCTGAACACGTTTGGCATTATGCCCCAGCCGCTGATCGATACGCAGATCCTCGCGGCCTTCAGCGGCCGTCCGCTTTCGTGGGGCTTCGCCGCCATGGTGGAGGAGTACACGGGCCTGGCGCTGGATAAAAGCGAATCCCGTACCGACTGGCTGGCGCGTCCGCTAACCGCGCGTCAGCTGGAGTATGCGGCGGCTGACGTGTTTTACCTGCTGCCGATTGCCGGACAGCTGATGAAAGAGGCAGAAGCCTCCGGCTGGCTGCCTGCGGCGCTCGACGAGTGCCGTATGACCCAGCAGCGCCGTCAGGAAGTGGTGGACCCGAAAGAGGCCTGGCGCGACATCAGCAACGCCTGGCAGCTGCGTACGCGCCAGCTGGCGTGCCTGCAGCTGCTGGCCGACTGGCGCTTGCGTAAAGCGCGCGAGCGCGACCTGGCGGTTAACTTTGTGGTTCGCGAAGAACACCTCTGGGCGGTCGCGCGCTATATGCCGGGCAGCCTGGGCGAGCTGGACAGCATTGGGCTTTCGGGCAGCGAGATCCGCTTCCACGGCAAAACCCTGCTGGCGCTGGTCGCTAAAGCGAAGGAGCTGCCGGAAGAGGCGCTGCCGGAACCGCTGCTGAACCTGATGGATATGCCGGGCTATCGCAAAGCGTTTAAGGATATCAAGGCGCTGGTGCAGGACGTTGCCACGGAAAGCAAGCTGAGCGCGGAGCTGCTCGCCTCACGTCGTCAGATTAACCAGCTGCTGAACGGGCACTGGAAGCTGAAGCCGCAGAGCGGCGTGCCGGAAATGCTGGCGGGATGGCGCGGGAAATTGATGGCCGATCGCCTGAATACGCTGCTGGAAGCCTACCCACGCTAA
- the fadD gene encoding long-chain-fatty-acid--CoA ligase FadD, with translation MKKVWLNRYPADVPAEINPDRYQSLVELFEHSVRRYADQPAFVNMGEVMTFRKLEERSRAFAAYLQEGLGLQKGDRVALMMPNLLQYPVALFGILRAGMIVVNVNPLYTPRELEHQLNDSGATAIVIVSNFAHTLEKVVDKTQVKHVILTRMGDQLSTAKGTLVNFVVKYVKRLVPKYHLPDAISFRRALHAGYRMQYVKPEVVPDDLAFLQYTGGTTGVAKGAMLTHRNMLANLEQVNATYGPLLHPGKELVITALPLYHIFALTMNCLLFIELGGQNVLITNPRDIPGLVKELAKYPFTAMTGVNTLFNALLNNKEFQQLDFSTLHLSAGGGMPVQQAVAERWVKLTGQYLLEGYGLTECAPLVSVNPHDIDYHSGSIGLPVPSTEAKLVDDNDNEVAPGEPGELCVKGPQVMLGYWQRPDATDDIIKDGWLHTGDIAVMDDEGFLRIVDRKKDMILVSGFNVYPNEIEDVVMQHSGVLEVAAVGVPSGSSGEAVKIFVVKKDPSLTEEELVTFCRRQLTGYKVPKLVEFRDELPKSNVGKILRRELRDEARAKVDNKA, from the coding sequence TTGAAGAAGGTTTGGCTTAACCGTTATCCCGCAGATGTTCCTGCTGAGATCAATCCTGACCGTTATCAATCCCTGGTGGAGTTATTTGAACACTCGGTAAGGCGCTACGCGGACCAGCCCGCATTTGTGAATATGGGCGAGGTGATGACGTTCCGTAAGCTTGAGGAGCGTAGCCGGGCGTTTGCGGCCTATCTGCAAGAGGGGCTGGGGCTGCAAAAAGGGGACCGCGTCGCGCTGATGATGCCGAACCTGCTGCAATACCCGGTGGCGCTGTTCGGCATCCTGCGAGCCGGGATGATTGTCGTCAACGTCAACCCGCTGTACACCCCGCGCGAGCTGGAGCACCAGCTGAATGACAGCGGCGCGACCGCGATCGTCATTGTGTCCAACTTTGCCCATACGCTGGAAAAAGTGGTCGACAAAACCCAGGTCAAACACGTCATCCTGACCCGCATGGGGGACCAGCTCTCGACCGCTAAAGGCACGCTGGTTAACTTTGTCGTCAAATACGTTAAGCGTCTGGTGCCAAAATACCACCTGCCGGACGCGATCTCCTTCCGCCGCGCGCTGCACGCGGGCTACCGCATGCAGTACGTCAAGCCGGAAGTGGTGCCAGACGATCTCGCCTTCCTGCAGTATACCGGTGGCACCACCGGCGTGGCCAAAGGCGCGATGCTGACCCACCGCAACATGCTGGCGAATCTTGAGCAGGTTAACGCCACCTACGGTCCGCTGCTGCATCCGGGTAAAGAGCTGGTGATCACCGCGCTGCCGCTCTACCACATTTTCGCCCTCACCATGAACTGCCTGCTCTTTATCGAGCTGGGCGGGCAAAACGTCCTGATCACCAACCCGCGAGATATTCCGGGCCTGGTGAAAGAGCTGGCGAAATATCCGTTCACCGCGATGACCGGGGTAAACACCCTGTTCAACGCGCTGCTGAATAACAAAGAGTTCCAGCAGCTGGACTTCTCCACGCTGCACCTCTCAGCGGGCGGCGGCATGCCGGTTCAGCAGGCGGTGGCCGAGCGCTGGGTGAAGCTCACCGGTCAGTATCTGCTGGAGGGCTACGGCCTGACGGAATGCGCGCCGCTGGTCAGCGTTAACCCGCATGATATCGACTATCACAGCGGGAGCATTGGTCTGCCGGTGCCTTCCACCGAGGCCAAGCTGGTCGATGATAACGATAACGAAGTCGCGCCGGGCGAGCCGGGCGAGCTGTGCGTCAAAGGTCCACAGGTGATGCTGGGGTACTGGCAGCGTCCCGATGCGACCGATGATATCATCAAAGACGGCTGGCTGCACACCGGTGATATTGCGGTGATGGATGACGAGGGCTTCCTGCGCATCGTCGATCGCAAGAAAGACATGATCCTGGTCTCCGGCTTCAACGTCTATCCGAATGAGATTGAAGACGTGGTTATGCAGCACAGCGGCGTGCTCGAAGTCGCCGCAGTCGGCGTGCCTTCCGGCAGCAGCGGCGAAGCGGTCAAGATATTTGTGGTCAAGAAGGATCCTTCACTCACGGAAGAAGAGCTGGTAACGTTCTGCCGTCGTCAGCTGACGGGCTACAAGGTGCCGAAGCTGGTTGAATTCCGCGATGAGCTGCCGAAATCCAACGTCGGAAAGATATTACGACGAGAATTACGTGACGAAGCCCGTGCCAAAGTAGACAATAAGGCCTGA
- a CDS encoding Slp family lipoprotein: MAVQTKVVRLIMAGAFAIALSGCVSVPDAIKGSSPTPQQDLVRVMNAPELYVGQEARFGGKVIEVQNQQGKTRLEIATVPLDSGARPVLGEASLGRIYADVSGFLDPVDFRGQLVTVVGPITGTVQGKIGSSPYKFMTMQVNGYKRWRLAQQVIMPPQPIDPWMWGPHPYRYGYPGWGWYNPGPAQVQTIVTE; encoded by the coding sequence ATGGCGGTTCAGACTAAAGTGGTACGCCTTATTATGGCAGGCGCGTTTGCCATAGCACTGAGCGGATGCGTTTCCGTTCCTGATGCGATTAAGGGCAGTAGCCCGACGCCCCAGCAGGATCTGGTACGGGTAATGAATGCGCCTGAGCTGTACGTCGGCCAGGAAGCGCGCTTTGGCGGCAAGGTGATAGAAGTGCAAAACCAGCAGGGGAAAACCCGCCTGGAGATCGCGACCGTTCCGCTGGACAGCGGCGCGCGGCCTGTCCTGGGCGAGGCCTCTCTGGGGCGTATCTATGCGGACGTCAGTGGTTTCCTCGACCCGGTCGATTTTCGCGGACAGCTGGTGACCGTCGTGGGGCCCATTACCGGCACCGTGCAGGGCAAAATCGGCAGCTCGCCCTATAAATTTATGACCATGCAGGTCAACGGTTACAAACGCTGGCGGCTGGCACAGCAGGTGATCATGCCGCCTCAGCCGATCGATCCGTGGATGTGGGGTCCACATCCTTATCGTTACGGCTACCCGGGCTGGGGTTGGTATAACCCGGGCCCGGCACAGGTTCAGACGATCGTTACTGAGTAA
- the tsaB gene encoding tRNA (adenosine(37)-N6)-threonylcarbamoyltransferase complex dimerization subunit type 1 TsaB, translating into MRILAIDTATEACSVALLNDGAVSAHFEECPREHTQRILPLVKAILTQGNTSLSNLDALAFGRGPGSFTGVRIGIGIAQGLALGADLPMIGVSTLATMAQGAWRMTGATRVLAAIDARMGEVYWAEYTRDAQGVWHGEETEAVLKPEAVTERLQQLSGEWATVGTGWPAWPEMANNTGLTLVDGNMLLPAAEDMLPIACQLLAAGKTVAVEHAEPVYLRNTVAWKKLPGRE; encoded by the coding sequence ATGCGAATTCTGGCTATTGATACCGCGACAGAGGCTTGCTCTGTCGCTCTGTTGAACGACGGTGCTGTTTCTGCCCATTTCGAAGAGTGCCCTCGGGAACACACCCAACGCATTCTGCCCCTGGTAAAAGCCATTTTAACCCAGGGCAACACCTCCTTATCCAACCTCGACGCGCTGGCCTTTGGCCGCGGCCCCGGCAGCTTTACGGGCGTACGTATCGGGATTGGCATTGCCCAGGGGCTGGCGCTGGGCGCTGACCTGCCGATGATCGGCGTCTCTACCCTCGCCACCATGGCGCAGGGCGCGTGGCGCATGACCGGGGCAACGCGCGTGCTGGCCGCAATTGATGCCCGCATGGGCGAAGTGTACTGGGCCGAATACACTCGCGACGCGCAGGGCGTGTGGCACGGTGAAGAGACGGAAGCCGTGCTTAAGCCGGAAGCGGTCACTGAACGACTGCAGCAGCTGTCCGGTGAGTGGGCAACCGTCGGCACCGGCTGGCCGGCGTGGCCTGAAATGGCAAATAACACCGGGCTGACGCTGGTGGACGGCAATATGCTTCTGCCTGCGGCGGAAGATATGCTTCCGATTGCCTGTCAGCTGCTCGCAGCAGGAAAAACCGTTGCCGTTGAACACGCGGAGCCGGTTTATTTGCGAAACACCGTTGCGTGGAAGAAACTTCCGGGCCGCGAGTGA
- a CDS encoding ATP-dependent DNA helicase, translating to MADDFSPEGQLAKAIPGFKPREPQRQMAHAVARAIDKAQPLVVEAGTGTGKTYAYLAPALRAKKKVIISTGSKALQDQLYSRDLPTVAKALKYKGRLALLKGRSNYLCLERLEQQALAGGDLPVQTLSDVIILRAWANQTEEGDISTCASVPEDSPAWPLVTSTNDNCLGSDCPLYKDCFVVKARKTAMDADVVVVNHHLFLADMVVKDSGFGELIPEADVMIFDEAHQLPDIASQYFGQSLSSRQLQDLAKDFTIAYRTELKDTQQLQKCADRLAQSAQDFRLQLGEPGYRGNLRELLADKNIQRALLLLDDALELCYDVAKLSLGRSALLDAAFERATLYRGRLKRLKEINQPGYSYWYECTSRHFTLALTPLTVADKFKEVMAQKPGSWIFTSATLSVNDDLHHFTERLGIEEAESLLLPSPFDYEKQALLCVPRNLPLPNQPGAARHLAAMLKPMIEANNGRCFMLCTSHAMMRDLAEQFRATMTLPVLLQGETSKGQLLQQFVSAGNALLVATSSFWEGVDVRGDTLSLVIIDKLPFTSPDDPLLKARMEDCRLRGGDPFDEVQLPEAVITLKQGVGRLIRDVTDRGVLVICDNRLVMRPYGATFLASLPPAPRTRDIKRAVRFLANPTAE from the coding sequence GTGGCAGACGATTTTTCCCCTGAAGGCCAATTAGCGAAGGCGATTCCCGGCTTCAAACCCCGTGAGCCTCAGCGTCAGATGGCGCACGCCGTTGCGCGCGCCATCGATAAGGCTCAGCCGCTGGTGGTTGAAGCCGGTACCGGCACGGGTAAAACCTATGCTTACCTTGCGCCTGCGCTGCGGGCGAAAAAGAAGGTGATTATCTCCACCGGTTCGAAGGCGCTGCAGGATCAGCTCTACAGCCGCGATTTGCCCACGGTGGCAAAGGCGCTGAAATACAAAGGCCGTCTGGCGCTGCTGAAGGGGCGCTCCAACTATCTCTGCCTGGAGCGTCTTGAGCAGCAGGCGCTGGCGGGCGGCGACCTGCCGGTACAAACCCTCAGTGACGTGATTATCCTTCGCGCCTGGGCGAACCAGACCGAAGAGGGCGATATCAGCACCTGCGCGAGCGTGCCGGAAGACTCTCCCGCCTGGCCGCTGGTGACCAGCACCAACGACAACTGCCTCGGCAGCGACTGCCCGCTGTACAAAGACTGCTTTGTGGTGAAAGCGCGCAAAACGGCGATGGACGCGGATGTGGTGGTGGTGAACCACCACCTGTTCCTCGCGGATATGGTCGTCAAGGATAGCGGTTTCGGCGAGCTGATCCCAGAGGCGGACGTGATGATTTTCGACGAAGCCCACCAGCTTCCGGACATCGCCAGCCAGTACTTCGGCCAGTCGCTCTCCAGCCGCCAGCTTCAGGATCTGGCGAAAGATTTCACCATCGCTTACCGGACCGAACTCAAAGATACCCAGCAGCTGCAGAAGTGCGCCGACCGTCTGGCCCAAAGCGCGCAGGATTTCCGCTTGCAGCTCGGCGAGCCGGGCTATCGCGGCAACCTGCGCGAGCTGCTGGCGGACAAAAACATCCAGCGCGCGCTGCTGCTGCTCGATGATGCCCTCGAACTCTGCTATGACGTGGCGAAGCTGTCGCTTGGCCGCTCGGCGCTGCTGGATGCCGCCTTCGAGCGCGCCACCTTGTATCGCGGCCGCCTGAAACGGCTGAAGGAGATTAACCAGCCGGGCTACAGCTACTGGTATGAATGCACCTCGCGCCATTTCACCCTGGCGCTCACGCCGCTGACGGTGGCGGATAAGTTTAAAGAGGTGATGGCGCAAAAGCCGGGAAGCTGGATCTTTACCTCGGCAACCCTGTCGGTGAATGACGATCTGCATCACTTTACCGAGCGCCTCGGCATTGAGGAGGCGGAGTCGCTGCTGCTGCCCAGCCCGTTTGATTATGAAAAACAGGCGCTGCTCTGCGTCCCGCGTAATTTACCGCTGCCGAACCAGCCGGGCGCGGCGCGCCATCTGGCCGCGATGTTAAAACCGATGATCGAGGCCAACAACGGCCGCTGCTTTATGCTCTGCACCTCTCACGCCATGATGCGCGATCTCGCCGAGCAGTTCCGCGCCACCATGACGCTGCCGGTGCTGCTGCAGGGCGAAACCAGCAAAGGCCAGCTGCTCCAGCAGTTTGTCAGCGCCGGTAATGCCCTGCTGGTCGCCACCAGCAGCTTTTGGGAAGGGGTCGACGTGCGGGGAGACACCCTCTCGCTGGTGATCATTGATAAGCTGCCGTTTACCTCCCCGGACGATCCGCTCCTGAAGGCGCGCATGGAAGACTGCCGCCTGCGCGGGGGGGACCCGTTTGACGAGGTGCAGCTGCCGGAGGCGGTGATTACCCTCAAGCAGGGGGTAGGACGACTCATCCGCGACGTCACCGATCGCGGCGTGCTGGTCATTTGCGATAACCGGCTGGTGATGCGCCCGTACGGGGCGACCTTCCTCGCCAGCCTGCCGCCCGCGCCGCGTACGCGGGACATAAAACGCGCGGTGCGTTTCCTGGCAAACCCAACGGCGGAGTAA
- a CDS encoding RidA family protein — MTIVRIDAEARWSDVVIHNQTLYYTGVPANLDADAFEQTANTLAQIDAVLEKQGSNKSRILDATIFLANKEDFAAMNKAWDAWVVAGHAPVRCTVQATLMKPEYKVEIKIIAAV, encoded by the coding sequence ATGACAATTGTGCGCATTGATGCCGAAGCCCGCTGGTCTGATGTGGTGATCCATAACCAGACGCTCTACTACACCGGCGTACCGGCTAACCTGGACGCGGACGCGTTCGAGCAGACGGCGAACACCCTGGCGCAGATTGACGCGGTGCTGGAAAAACAGGGCAGCAACAAATCCCGCATTCTGGATGCGACGATTTTCCTGGCGAACAAAGAAGACTTCGCGGCAATGAACAAAGCCTGGGATGCGTGGGTGGTGGCGGGTCACGCGCCCGTACGCTGCACCGTACAGGCCACGCTGATGAAGCCGGAATACAAGGTCGAGATTAAGATTATCGCGGCGGTTTAA
- a CDS encoding YoaH family protein: MFAGLPSLSHEQQQKAVERIQELMSQGMSSGQAISQVAEELRATHTGERIVARFEDEDEE; the protein is encoded by the coding sequence ATGTTTGCAGGTTTACCTTCTCTGAGCCATGAACAGCAGCAGAAAGCGGTTGAGCGAATTCAGGAACTGATGTCCCAGGGGATGAGCAGCGGACAGGCGATTTCCCAGGTGGCGGAAGAACTGCGCGCCACGCATACCGGCGAGCGGATCGTGGCGCGTTTCGAGGATGAAGATGAAGAGTAA